CAGTCCGCCCTCCAGCAGATTGTTGCGTACGGTCTGCATGACCTTCGAGACGAAGATCGTACGATCGTAGTAGGGTTCGATGGTGACGCCGGCGGGGAGGGTGGTTTGAATGTCTTGTACCCGGGCCTTCACGCGGGTGACCACCTCCTGGGCATTCTCCCCGGCGAGCATCTGCACCATACCGATCACGGTCTCCCCTTCGCCCATGGCCGTGGCTGCCCCGATTCTGAGCGCCGATCCCTCCTTCACTTCGGCGAGGTCGGCGATGTAGATCGGCACGCCGCCTGGCCCATGGGCCACAACGATCTGAGCCAGATCGCCGACCTGGGTCGCGAGCGCCTCGCCGCGGATCAACAGTTGTTCGCGCTGGTGTTCGATATACCCGCCGCCGGCAATGGCATTATTGCGCTGCAACGCGTCGAACACCTGCTTCAGCGATAACTGGAACGACAACAACTTCGAGGGATCGACGATGATATGAAATTGCTGCGGCTCGCCGCCCCAGATATTGACCTCGACCACGCCTGGCACCGCGCGCAACTTCATGCCGATGTCCCACTGGAGTAGTGTTCTCAGGGCCATCGGACTGTAGCCCTCGCCTCTTACTGTGAATTGATACACCTCGCCCAGCCCTGTCGTGAGCGGCCCCATCATCGGGCGGCCATATTCCGCCGGAATGCGCTCCACCGCCTGGGCCAACCGTTCCGCGACGAATTGCCTGGCTCTGTAGATGTCCGTGCGATCGTCGAAGATGGCTGTCACGGCGGAGAGGCCGTACCGTGAAACGGACCGCAATTCGCGCAGGGCCGGCAGGCCGTTTAAGGAGGCTTCGATGGGAAATGTCACGAATTGCTCCACCTCGACCGGCCCCAGCGCAGGAGCCTGCGTGAGGATTTGCACCTGGACCGGCGTCAGATCCGGCACGGCATCGATGGTGAGGTGAGAGAACGACCACAGCCCGGAGGCCATCACCACGGCGATCGCCACGAGTGTAAAGAATCGATAGCGGAGCGAACATGTCAGCAATTGGTTCATGCGCGCCTCATTCGCCCGAGCCGATGTGTTCCTTCAGCAGCACATTTTTCAGATCGAACACGCCGTCGGTGACGATACGGTCGCCTTCCTGTACGCCCCGCCGGATTTCGATCCAGCCGCCGCCTTCTCGGCCGGCCTCGATCGGCACGAAGCGGTAGCCCTCTCCGGTTTCGATGAAGAGCCCACGGGTGTGCTCGATGGTGGTCACGGCGGTGACGGGAACGGTGAGCACCGGGGGACCGGACCAGACGAATGCCACCTCGACATATTCTC
The DNA window shown above is from Fimbriimonadaceae bacterium and carries:
- a CDS encoding efflux RND transporter permease subunit — protein: MNQLLTCSLRYRFFTLVAIAVVMASGLWSFSHLTIDAVPDLTPVQVQILTQAPALGPVEVEQFVTFPIEASLNGLPALRELRSVSRYGLSAVTAIFDDRTDIYRARQFVAERLAQAVERIPAEYGRPMMGPLTTGLGEVYQFTVRGEGYSPMALRTLLQWDIGMKLRAVPGVVEVNIWGGEPQQFHIIVDPSKLLSFQLSLKQVFDALQRNNAIAGGGYIEHQREQLLIRGEALATQVGDLAQIVVAHGPGGVPIYIADLAEVKEGSALRIGAATAMGEGETVIGMVQMLAGENAQEVVTRVKARVQDIQTTLPAGVTIEPYYDRTIFVSKVMQTVRNNLLEGGL